One Arvicanthis niloticus isolate mArvNil1 chromosome 3, mArvNil1.pat.X, whole genome shotgun sequence DNA segment encodes these proteins:
- the Spryd7 gene encoding SPRY domain-containing protein 7 isoform X2 has product MAASAWCCLRCCRDGGTGHIPLKEMPAVQLDTQHMGTDVVIVKNGRRICGTGGCLASAPLHQNKSYFEFKIQSTGIWGIGVATQKVNLNQIPLGRDMHSLVMRNDGALYHNNEEKNRLPANSLPQEGDVVLMTVQFWIASSVNFIILLHLVLKKYYLSNRSSE; this is encoded by the exons ATGGCCGCGTCGGCGTGGTGCTGCCTGCGCTGCTGCAGGGACGGCGGGACTGGCCACATTCCTCTCAAAGAGATGCCGGCCGTACAGTTGGACACACAGCACATGG GAACAGATGTTGTCATCgtgaaaaatggaagaagaatcTGTGGCACCGGAGGTTGTTTAGCCAGCGCACCCTTACATCAGAACAAAAGCTACTTTGAGTTCAAAATCCAGTCTACCG GAATCTGGGGTATAGGTGTTGCAACTCAGAAAGTTAACTTGAACCAGATTCCTCTTGGCCGTGACATGCATAGCCTGGTGATGAGAAATGACGGAGCCCTGTACCACAACAACGAAGAGAAAAACAGGCTGCCAGCAAACAGTCTTCCTCAGGAGGGAGATGTAGTG TTGATGACAGTGCAATTCTGGATTGCCAGTTCAGTGAATTTTATCATACTCCTCCACCTGGTTTTGAAAAAATACTATTTGAGCAACAGATCTTCTGAAtga
- the Spryd7 gene encoding SPRY domain-containing protein 7 isoform X1: MAASAWCCLRCCRDGGTGHIPLKEMPAVQLDTQHMGTDVVIVKNGRRICGTGGCLASAPLHQNKSYFEFKIQSTGIWGIGVATQKVNLNQIPLGRDMHSLVMRNDGALYHNNEEKNRLPANSLPQEGDVVGITYDHVELNVYLNGKNMHCPASGIRGTVYPVVYVDDSAILDCQFSEFYHTPPPGFEKILFEQQIF, from the exons ATGGCCGCGTCGGCGTGGTGCTGCCTGCGCTGCTGCAGGGACGGCGGGACTGGCCACATTCCTCTCAAAGAGATGCCGGCCGTACAGTTGGACACACAGCACATGG GAACAGATGTTGTCATCgtgaaaaatggaagaagaatcTGTGGCACCGGAGGTTGTTTAGCCAGCGCACCCTTACATCAGAACAAAAGCTACTTTGAGTTCAAAATCCAGTCTACCG GAATCTGGGGTATAGGTGTTGCAACTCAGAAAGTTAACTTGAACCAGATTCCTCTTGGCCGTGACATGCATAGCCTGGTGATGAGAAATGACGGAGCCCTGTACCACAACAACGAAGAGAAAAACAGGCTGCCAGCAAACAGTCTTCCTCAGGAGGGAGATGTAGTG gGTATAACATATGACCATGTAGAACTAAATGTGTATCTGAATGGGAAAAACATGCATTGTCCAGCATCAGGTATCCGAGGGACAGTGTACCCAGTTGTATATG TTGATGACAGTGCAATTCTGGATTGCCAGTTCAGTGAATTTTATCATACTCCTCCACCTGGTTTTGAAAAAATACTATTTGAGCAACAGATCTTCTGA